The genomic interval CCAGCCGCAGCTCGCCCCCGGTCTCCACAATCGCCGCCTCCTCCGGCCGGTAGAAATTCCACGCCTGGATCACCCCGTCGTCAAAGTCATCGTCGAGGCAGGAGAGACCGGTCTCCCAAGCGCAGAGATCGCCGTTCTCGAAACCGTCGATGAAGATGGGTTGGAGATCCTGCGCATCGACGCAGGGCGCGACCGTCCCGAGGAGGACGACCAGACTCAAGGCAGCGGGAAGGAAGTGCTTGGCCATAGAACGCGCCCGATCCTATCTCAAGGCCCTCTGGGATGGGTTAGCATTGCGCCGCAGATCCCAGTCCACCGCAGATCAGGAGCCCAACCATGCCCAATCCCCTGACACACTTCGAAATAGCAGGCCGCGACGGCGAGGCCTTAGAGTCGTTCTACTCCCAGCTCTTCGACTGGTCCGTCACCCGCCGGGACGCCGGCGGCTTCCCCTACGGCGACATCGACACCAAAGCCAACCCCGGCCTCACCGGCGGCATCCGCCACGAGCCCACCGGCCAGCCGGAAATCGTCCTCTACTTCAAAGTCCCCGACCTCCAAG from Acidobacteriota bacterium carries:
- a CDS encoding VOC family protein — translated: MPNPLTHFEIAGRDGEALESFYSQLFDWSVTRRDAGGFPYGDIDTKANPGLTGGIRHEPTGQPEIVLYFKVPDLQAAVDQAQSLGGKLRIPPMETPEIKFAMIEDPEGNPVGLMEGD